Within Pseudomonadota bacterium, the genomic segment CAACGAGACTTAGGTGCCGACGCCATGACGGTGAGCGAGCGTCAATGCAGGTCATGTCACCATTGCCTGCGTACATAGAGCGTCTTGCTTGGGTCGGTTTAGACACAACATGGTTAGCGATTATCGCACAATAGTATAGGCCTTAATCAATATTCCGGGGCCTCCACGCACTTGAGCCTGCGTCGAAGCAATGGAGTTGGCGTTTTCTGATCATCAGATCATGAGTACGGACGTAGCGTCAGTATTGAGAAGATGGAACCGAGCGTGTTGTCGTCCGAGCAACTTAAGCATCTTCTTCGTTACTGTTTATCGATCATTCGTGTAGCCCACAAGTACTGCCCGACAAAACCCGCGATGGCGAACAGCACACCCCAATTATCTGAGCCGCTTCGCCAGATTACGATTCCGCCAACAATACCTATTATCGTTGGCCATGCAGCAATCAAAATGCCGATCACATAGACGGACCCAATTACCACAAGCGTGCCCACCAACAAGAGTGCAAACACACCAACTAGGAAAGCCAATACATCCATTTAAAAAGCTCCGTTATACGCGTATCGCTGATCTCGCTTTATGTTCATCGAGTGTTTCGCTATCTGGTGAATCGTATTGAGCTAAGACCGCTCGGTTTGGACGCCTTTCTGGTTCTGCAAAAGAAAACGCCCTGGACGGTGCAGGGCGTTTCTCTGGGCGTTTTCGATTGGAACGGCAGAACAACCAATGGCAGCAGAGTCCAAATCTATTTACGGAGACGCAAAAGTGAGCGCGACCACACGAACTCTTCTATGTGGGTCGGCCCATAAATTGAGATTTCACCATTTGATACTTCCGAATGTGACGGCCTCACTGAACACCATTAGTGACGGTCAGCTGTGCCCGCAACTAGGATTTCGACCACAAAAATACGCATAAGTTGATCTTTTCGCAAGTACGATCAGGAGTCAGGGAACAGAGCCTAAATCGACGGTCAATCTCAACCCGAAACCCGCCGCCAGAACAGCAGCATTAGAGATATTCTCGATGATTGTTACTGACCCAAAGCAGTCGCCTGCGCTCGTACGAATAAAAAATCAATACGGCAGACCGTAGATTGAGAGAGTCGTGATGAAACGGATGGCTTCTCGAACGTTCAATCAACTTCATTTTAGAAGCCTAAGTCTGGTGAACTTAAAAACTAATTATGCAGATTTAGTCGCATTATAGCTGTACCAAAGCGAGATCAGTTCGAGCACGATGAAGGGTATGAATCCAAGCACCATGCCGATGTCGGGCGTCGGTAGAGACAGGATTTCTATCAGGTCGCTGGTTTCCTTAAGAGTAGCGCACGTAAAAGCCATCATGTAACCGACTTGGCTTCGGTACACCATCGCCAGGATGCTGCCAAGAGCTATCCCAAGTTGGCGTCCGCCCCAACCAATTGTATGGGTTTCCATTAGCCCCTGACCCATAAGTGCAGGAACACCGAAGACTATCCCGAACAAGACAATGAGTACCAGAAATAGCGTAACCCACAGTGGAATACCCTGAACTTTCATTCTTGAAGTCATTTCTACTCGTACGCGGAGTTTTTAGGTATTGCCATGGTAGGCCTGACTAACGACGAAGCTGTCCTCAAACCAATGCCACAGTATCAGCTTTCCATCACGTACCTTGGCGCGGAGTGCAAAACTAAAGTCCCCGGTCGCCTTGCCTGTTTTGCTTGCTGTCACAGCCATTGTGCCGAATACGGCGACGGTGTCACCGCCGGCAAAAGCGTCACTATTCTCCCAATTGGTTGTCTGTAGGTTGGAAGAGAACACCGGCAGGAAGTCAAAGATGGCACTCTTACCCTTGATGTCGCCGTGAATCCAGGGCAGGGACGTATCTCCTTCATTGTGCCAGACCATGTCATCCGCCATTAGACTGCTCATCTTTTTCATATCACCGTCGCCCATGGCGCCCATGAACGCCATGACGGTATCTAAAGATGATTGAGATTCTGCGTCCATTTCCTGAGCTCCTAGTTTAGTGATAATAACTGCGGCAAACGCCGCGATTGCTGGTTTGAGGACTGTTCGTCGGTGCATAGTCACTTCGTAATATGGTCCCACCCCTTAGCGATTGAAGTTAGAAACCAATGTCTATGCCTCTTTTATCTCAGCGATTTCTTTGAATTAAATAAGCTATATGTTCTCTGTTGTTGCGCTTGTTACAGACGCTCATAAGGGGAGTCCGAAATGATCCTAACGATGGCTTTGGTGTTTGTAAATACGTTATAATTGTAATTATTTATTACGTATTAAAGAATAATGCTAGACCAACTCAAGCTCATGGCTATTTTTTCTTTTGTCGCCGAAAACGGTTCTTTTAGCGGCGCCGCTCGGGCACTAGGAATTGCGCCATCTCGTGTTAGTGAGGCGGTTTCTAAGTTAGAGGCCCAGCTCAATACGACACTGCTTAATCGAACCACCCGAAACGTTGCTCTGACTAGCGAGGGAAGAAAACTATACGCCTTTACGGCCTCGATGTTGAACGAAGCTATGGGCGGATTAGATTCGATAGTTGAATCCAAGTCAGAACCGTCGGGATCACTAAACGTATCATTTCCTTCCTACTTGACCGGCTCGCCGTTGCTAGCGGCTGTCTGTGAATTTTCTTCGAATCACCCAAACGTTCATATTGCGATTTCGTTCCACGACAATATCGTTGATCCAATAAAAGACGGGTTTGATATGTGTATTCGCGGAGGCGCACAGAAAAACCGACGTGGCTTCGCGACGCAAAGGCTCGGAGAACTTGAACGTGTTATCGTTGTTGGCAAACAGTACTACGCAAGGAAGGATACTCCGAAGCACCCGACGGATCTTGCAAGCTGGGACTGGGTGACGTACCGACATCGAGAACGGAATTTCAAGCTACGAGCTGGCCACGGCAGAAAGCGGCAAGCCTCGATTCGGGTAAGGTCTAGCCTTCAGGTTGATAACCTGGATGCTCTGCAATTCCTTACTCTGCAAAACGCTGGGGCTTCTGTTATGCCACTCGAAGTCTGTAGAAGGGGAATCCAGAACGGTGATCTAGTTAGGCTTTTCGAAGATTGGCAGTTGTCAAAGGTGCAGCAGATTGCAGTATGGCCAGAAAAGACAAGACGCGAGAGTCTGATAGCCTTGTTCGTATCGTTTATCTCAAGCTCATTAGAAAAGTAGGCAATTTTACAGTTTAGGACGCGCGATCAACGTATGTAGTGTCGCAGCCAATGCTCGTTTCGTTCACGAACACTATTTCGCTGTATCGCAGAGG encodes:
- a CDS encoding nuclear transport factor 2 family protein; translated protein: MDAESQSSLDTVMAFMGAMGDGDMKKMSSLMADDMVWHNEGDTSLPWIHGDIKGKSAIFDFLPVFSSNLQTTNWENSDAFAGGDTVAVFGTMAVTASKTGKATGDFSFALRAKVRDGKLILWHWFEDSFVVSQAYHGNT
- a CDS encoding LysR family transcriptional regulator, whose product is MLDQLKLMAIFSFVAENGSFSGAARALGIAPSRVSEAVSKLEAQLNTTLLNRTTRNVALTSEGRKLYAFTASMLNEAMGGLDSIVESKSEPSGSLNVSFPSYLTGSPLLAAVCEFSSNHPNVHIAISFHDNIVDPIKDGFDMCIRGGAQKNRRGFATQRLGELERVIVVGKQYYARKDTPKHPTDLASWDWVTYRHRERNFKLRAGHGRKRQASIRVRSSLQVDNLDALQFLTLQNAGASVMPLEVCRRGIQNGDLVRLFEDWQLSKVQQIAVWPEKTRRESLIALFVSFISSSLEK